From Enterococcus mediterraneensis:
AACCAAGCATAGACCTGCTTAAAAATGAATGCAAAAGATAAGGGTAGGACAGTGATTGCTTTTTAGACAGTCGGTAAGCTTTGTCTAAAAAGCAGTTTAAGCAAATCTGATGAGAAAGAAGGTGATTTTTTGTTAAGTGCACCACAGTTAAGCATAAGAAAAGGGTTCTTACTCAATCCATAGTAAGATAAAAGAAGAAGCTTAATTGAATGGAGGGAAAACTATGTGCGGGAGATATTTTTACGATCTGCAATCTGAGCGTTTAAAGAATTATTGGAATGAGGCAAAAATTGGTAAGGAAAAAAAGATTGCTGCAAATGAAATTTTTCCATCCAATCAGGTGATTACATTGGCAGTGAAACAAAAAGAAGTCGTTGCTGGTGTCACACGGTGGGGATTCGAAGGATTTCGCAGAGGACAGTTATTAATCAATGCACGGGCAGAAACAGTCGAGGAGAAAAAGACCTTTGCAAAACACTTCAAAGAAAGTCGCTGTGTATTTCCTATGAGCGGATTTTATGAATGGAAAGAAAAAGAAAAATTTTTCTTTTCAAATAATGAGGTTCTTTATGTTGCCTGCTTCTATCGGATCCATAAAAAGGAGACAGGTTTCGAGACAGAATCGATTCTTTTGACAACCGCTGCAAACGAGTCAGTGGAAAGAGTACATGATCGTAAAAATGAAGCAATTGTTATCTTAAACAATTATTTTAAAGGCGGTGTTGGAAAGTCTAAATTATCTACTATGTTTGCTTATTTGACAGACAAATTGAATTTAAAAGTTTTAATGATCGATAAGGACTTACAAGCAACATTGACAAAAGACTTAGCAAAAACTTTTGAGGTAGAATTGCCACGTGTCAATTTTTATGAAGGCTTGAAAAATGGAAACTTGACTTCTTCTATTATTCATTTGACTGATAATTTAGACTTGATTCCTGGCACGTTTGATTTGATGTTATTACCAAAATTAACTCGCTCATGGACGTTTGAAAACGAAAGTAGATTGCTTGCTACTCTGTGGGAACCTTTAAAAAGTGACTATGATCTCATTATTATTGATACGGTACCAACGCCAAGCGTTTATACAAATAATGCTATTGTGGCAAGTGATTACGTCATGATCCCTTTACAAGCAGAAGAAGAAAGTACAAACAACATTCAAAACTATATTTCCTATTTGATTGATTTACAAGAACAGTTTAACCCTGGACTAGATATGATCGGTTTTGTTCCTTATTTAGTTGATACGGACAGCGCAACGATAAAATCAAACCTGGAAGAACTGTACAAAGAACATGAAGAAGATAATTTGGTTTTCCAAAATATTATCAAGCGAAGTAATAAAGTAAGTACCTGGTCTAAGAACGGCATTACAGAACATAAAGGCTATGACAAAAAAGTTTTATCTATGTATGAGAATGTATTTTTTGAAATGGTTGAGCGAATCATTCAGTTAGAAAACGAAAAAGAATAGAATCACAAATCACAAGTGATCAATCACAAATCACTTGTGATTTGTGATTGTTGATGATAAAATAAGAGTAAGAAGAAATAGAAAGAAGTGAGTGATTGTGGGAAATTTAGGCGCACAAAAAGCAAAACGAAATGATACACCAATCAGTGCAAAAAAAGATATAATGGGAGATAAGACGGTTCGTGTTCGTGCTGACTTACACCATATTATAAAAATTGAAACAGCAAAAAATGGCGGAAACGTAAAAGAAGTTATGGATCAAGCCTTAGAAGAATATATACGGAAATATTTACCTGACAAACTTTAAAAGGAGTGAACATGAAATGGCAGTTACGTATGAAAAAACATTTGAAATAGAGATCATTAACGAATTATCGGCAAGCGTTTATAATCGGGTATTAAATTATGTTTTGAACCATGAACTAGATACTAAAAATACTCGTTTACTAGAAGTGAATCTTTTAAATCAATTAGAAGTGGCACAAGAAGTTGATTTATTTCAACAACCATTTGAAGAATTACAAGCTATTCATGAGTATTGGCGGTCAATGAATCAATATTCAAAACAAATTGTTGAAATGTCACCTTCTTTAAAAGGAGTGATCTAATATGACAACTCAAGAAGAATTAAAAGAAATCTATCACACTGTGTCAAAAATGGACATTATGGAACTAAAAAAAGCGTATGAGTTGGCTGAAACACAAGAAGAATTTGAATTTTATAAGGAATTATTTACTTATCAATTGCAACAAAAGCAAAAACTAATTATCAAGCAGAAAGATTTTGTGATTTAATATGAAGGATAGACCACAATATATTATTGTTGCGGGCGTCAATGGAGCAGGGAAATCAACACTTTATCAAACAGTACCGCAACTCTTTCAAGATACACAACGAATTAATGCTGATGAAATTCTAAATAAAAATGGTGGTGACTGGCGAAAAAACTCAGATAATATGAAGGCTATGCGTGAAGTTGTAAAACAAATGAATCAAGCAATTGAATCTAAAAGGTCTTTTCACCAAGAAACCACATTATCTGGACAAGGACAGAAAAAATGGATTGAAAAAGCCAAGGCACAGGGTTATGAGGTAAATTTATTTTATGTTGGGATAGACAATGCTGATTTGGCAATACAACGTGTCAAACAAAGGGTTGAAAAGGGCGGTCATGGCATACCTGATGAACTCATAAAAAAGCGTTATAGTCAGTCATTAAAGAATCTAGAATATATAGCCCCTCTTTGTGATAATGTTATGCTATACGATAATACGAAAATTTTTGTTCCAATTTATGAACGTCAAGGGGAAAAGATAGTTTTAAATAATACAAAAAATATTCAATGGCTTCCAGTTAGTTTTATTAATAAGTATAGGGTGGGATTGAGAGATATGGCGAATATTACTGACTTCACCGAAAAGCAATTTGAAGATCGTTTAGAAAAGAATGTTGAACGACTAACTAAAAATAGACTAGCGGTTGAATCGCCAACCGCTTTTTTACTTGGTGGGCAACCAGGATCAGGGAAAACTAGTTTGCGATCGGCAATTTCCGAAGAAACACAAGGAAATGTTGTTATCATTGATAATGATACGTTCAAACAACAGCACCCAAATTTTGACGAATTAGTGAAACTCTATGAAAAAGACGTAGTAAAACATGCAACACCTTATTCTAATCGTATGACAGAAGCACTTATTAGCCGTTTAAGCGATCAAGGCTATAATTTAGTGATTGAAGGCACAGGACGAACAACAGACGTTCCTATTCAAACAGCCACAATGCTTCAATCTAAAGGATATGAAACAAAAATGTACGCCATGGCAGTACCCAAAATTGAATCATACTTAGGAACGATTGAACGATATGAAACCATGTATGCAGATGATCCAATGACAGCTAGGGCAACACCAAAACAAGCGCATGATATTGTTGTCAAAAACTTACCGACCAATTTAGAAACCCTTCATAAAACGGGCTTATTTAGCGATATAAGGCTTTACAATAGAGAAGGAGTGAAACTCTATTCAAGCTTAGAAACGCCTTCCATTAGTCCGAAAGAGACCTTAGAAAGAGAATTAAATCGTAAAGTATCAGGGAAAGAAATTCAACCGACTTTGGAGAGAATAGAGAAAAAAATGGTTCAAAATCAACACCAAGAAACCCCTGAATTTAAAGCAATTCAACAAAAAATGGAAAGCTTGCAGCCACCTACACCACCAATACCCAAGACACCTAAACTTCCAGGACTTTAAACCTTAAAAAAGGGGTTCTATAATATTTGGTGTTGTTACTCAATGTGAGTAACAACACCAAATATTATAGAACCGTAATTCCTTACTATGTTACTTGCTTTTTTTTATGAAACTTACGATACTAACGAGTTGACTTGGTTTTACGAGATGTATCTGGACATTCACCTTTACTGCTAAACTAACTCCTTTCTGTGTTCACAAGCGACGTGTGATTGTGATATAATGAACGATAGAAGACTCAAAAGAGAGGCGTTCTTGATGGAAGATCTTATTCAAATGAAAGCTGGCATGCTAGACGTGTATCTGGGTAGTCCGACGATAAATGAATTTTTGGAAAAAAGTGCGAATGTATTGGGGAATCCCTTGGTATTACTGGATAATTCCTATAAAATCGTGTCTCATTCGAATGCTGAAAACATTACTGATCCTTATTGGCAATCCTATGTGAACAGAGGGTTTTGTTCAGTTGAATATGTTTTTAAAGCAAAGCAGTTAGCTCATGTGACGGTTAGTGATGAATCGCCTTATTTTTTTCCATGTCAGATTTGTCACGACACGAAATTAGTGAAAGTTGTTAAGAATAGAGGAGTAGAACTAGGCTTTTTACTTATGCTTGACTCTCAACGCGAATTGACATCAGATGATAAAATACTGATTGATATTTTAGGAAAGATGGTCTCAGAGCTACTATCCAAGAATGAGCGAAATCGGTTATCCACTCATAATACTGAAATGATTGTGATTGACTTATTAGACCAATCCATTCATTCATCAAAGGAACTAGCTGAACGGATAGAAAATAAGCAACTATTACAAATTAGTAATTGGCGACTACTAATCATTGATTTTTGGCAACAGTCGCATTCAACAAGCCGTTCACGTATGACGTTGAGAGAGATTCAGGCTAGATTTCAGGAGTTACTTCAAATGAAAACAGCGGCTGTCTATCAAGAGAAAGTAGTGATTCTTTTTGATAGTATAAGCTTTCAGACCAACAAAGAAAGCCTATCTTCCTTTGCAACAAAGCACGGACTCAAAATTAGTGTCAGTGCGGATTTTTCGGATTTATTACAGACAAACCAAGCGTATATAGAGGCATTGGAATGCGATCGACTGGCACGATTTTCACTACCGGTTAAGCCCCTTACAGAGTACTATGAGGTCAATCTTTATGCACTGTTGCCAAGTATGCCAATTGAACAAGTGAAGCAAAAATATTTCCATCCAGTACTTCAAAAGTTAATCCACTATGATTTAGCACATCATACAGACTTATTTGAGACGTTGTATACGTATTTATTGCAACATGAAAATGTCAATCATACAGCTATTTGTCTGTCCATCCATAGAAATACTGTCCGTTATAAGTTGAAACGAGCGAGCGAAATAGGTGAATTTTCCTATTCTAATTCCGTCATCCTTGCGCAATTATTGATTTCCTACCAAATATTTTCTTATTATGTCGTCTGTTATCAGGACGAATATAAAAATTTTGCTAAAAATCAACTTTTACAATTGGCTTTTCACGCATTTGAACGCATCTCTAGTACGAAGTGTGCATCATGTACAATTCAGGACTGTGATTTTAGACTTTAGCACATAGTCAGATTCCCTTGTATTGTGATAAATTGAACTTGTGGAAGTTCTATTTATTTAGGAGGAAATCGTATGTATGAAAAACTATTTGCTACTGGAATGATCGGATCAGTAGAAATCAAAAATCGAATTGTTATGCCGCCTATGGGTACAAGTCTTTCAAGTTTTACCGGTGAGGCGACGGATGAAGTCATTCGTTATTATGAAGAACGTGCCAAAGGGGGATGCGGGTTAATCATTACTGAAATCGCTCGTATTGATGATGTGACTGGTATTGGTGAACCTGGACAGTTGAGTGTGACATCAGGTAAATACATTCGTAAACTGGTTCAATTAACTGAGGCTGTGCACAAATATGATAGTAAAATCTTTTTGCAATTGCATCATCCTGGTCGCCAGGTGTCAAGAAGTTTATTAAATGGTGTTCAACCTGTCGCACCCAGCGCGATTCCTTGTGGGGTAGTAAAAGAAATGCCTCGTGCATTAACAACTGAAGAATGCGATGACCTCGTTGAGAAGTTTATTAGAGGAGCAGTGGTTGCTAAAACGGCGGGGTTCGATGGTGTAGAGCTTCACGGAGCACACGGCTATCTAATTAATGAATTTTTGAGTCCTTATACAAATAAGAGAACGGATAAATATGGCGGTGATTTCTTTAAACGACTAACGTTTTTAACGAGTATTGTCAAAGGGATTCAAGTTGCATGTGGTCCTAAGTTTCCTGTATCAGTCCGCATAAGTGCCGATGAGTTCATCGAAGGTGGCCTAAAGCTTGAAGATACCATTCAAATCGCAAAAATACTAGAAGCGCAAGGCGTTGCTGCCATTGATGTAAGCGCAGGGACTTACGAAACTGGGTATGCAGTCATCGAACCACAATTTTTACCAGAAGGCTGGAAAAAACATTTAGCAAAAGCTATTCGTGAAGAAGTATCGATTCCTGTTATTGCAGTAAATAATTTAAAATATCCGAAAACAGCTGAACTGTTCTTAGAAGAAGGAATTTGCGACTTTGCATCATTTGGTAGAGCCTTTTTAGCTGATCCATACTGGCCTAATAAGGCGAAAGCACGTCAAGAGGAACTCATCCATAAATGTATTGGTTGTTTGCAATGTTTTAAAACGGTCTTTAATGGTAAGCCAATCGAATGTACGGTCAATCCGATTGTTGGAAGAGAACTACGGTACAACGACCAAACTCTGATAAAAGATGGGGATGGACGTGAGGTAGTTGTTGTCGGTGCAGGGCCTGGTGGAATGCACGCAGCTATTGTATTGGCTAAGCGGGGGTATCGGGTGACGTTAGTCGAAAAAACTGACTCACTAGGTGGGACATTAAAAACAGCTGAACAACCACCAGCAAAACAAATGATTGGTGAGTTAATTAAGACTCTAGCCGCAGAAATAAGAGATGCTGGAGTGACAGTTATATTGAATCAGGAAGTCACAATCGAATGGTTACAAGAGATAAATCCATTTGGTGTTGTCGTTGCGTGTGGAGGTAGCCCAATTGTTCCTCGAATCGAAGGTGTCGAACAAGAACATGTCGTTACTGCTGAAGATGTTCTATTAAAAAAAGTGACAATAGAAAATCAAAAGGTCGTCATCATCGGTGGTGGTGTGACAGGGCTAGAAACAGCCGAAGTCATGGCAATGAATAATCACGTCACCGTGGTTGAAATGTCAAATAGTGTAGGTAACGCGTTGTATACAAGTAATAGAATGATGCTTTTAAATCACTTGAAAGAAGCAAATGTTTCTATTCAAACCAATCGGATGTTAGATAAAATCAATGGCGACCATGTATTGCTCA
This genomic window contains:
- a CDS encoding SOS response-associated peptidase family protein, coding for MCGRYFYDLQSERLKNYWNEAKIGKEKKIAANEIFPSNQVITLAVKQKEVVAGVTRWGFEGFRRGQLLINARAETVEEKKTFAKHFKESRCVFPMSGFYEWKEKEKFFFSNNEVLYVACFYRIHKKETGFETESILLTTAANESVERVHDRKNEAIVILNNYFKGGVGKSKLSTMFAYLTDKLNLKVLMIDKDLQATLTKDLAKTFEVELPRVNFYEGLKNGNLTSSIIHLTDNLDLIPGTFDLMLLPKLTRSWTFENESRLLATLWEPLKSDYDLIIIDTVPTPSVYTNNAIVASDYVMIPLQAEEESTNNIQNYISYLIDLQEQFNPGLDMIGFVPYLVDTDSATIKSNLEELYKEHEEDNLVFQNIIKRSNKVSTWSKNGITEHKGYDKKVLSMYENVFFEMVERIIQLENEKE
- a CDS encoding peptide-binding protein, which translates into the protein MIVGNLGAQKAKRNDTPISAKKDIMGDKTVRVRADLHHIIKIETAKNGGNVKEVMDQALEEYIRKYLPDKL
- a CDS encoding antitoxin codes for the protein MAVTYEKTFEIEIINELSASVYNRVLNYVLNHELDTKNTRLLEVNLLNQLEVAQEVDLFQQPFEELQAIHEYWRSMNQYSKQIVEMSPSLKGVI
- a CDS encoding zeta toxin family protein — translated: MANITDFTEKQFEDRLEKNVERLTKNRLAVESPTAFLLGGQPGSGKTSLRSAISEETQGNVVIIDNDTFKQQHPNFDELVKLYEKDVVKHATPYSNRMTEALISRLSDQGYNLVIEGTGRTTDVPIQTATMLQSKGYETKMYAMAVPKIESYLGTIERYETMYADDPMTARATPKQAHDIVVKNLPTNLETLHKTGLFSDIRLYNREGVKLYSSLETPSISPKETLERELNRKVSGKEIQPTLERIEKKMVQNQHQETPEFKAIQQKMESLQPPTPPIPKTPKLPGL
- a CDS encoding PucR family transcriptional regulator, giving the protein MEDLIQMKAGMLDVYLGSPTINEFLEKSANVLGNPLVLLDNSYKIVSHSNAENITDPYWQSYVNRGFCSVEYVFKAKQLAHVTVSDESPYFFPCQICHDTKLVKVVKNRGVELGFLLMLDSQRELTSDDKILIDILGKMVSELLSKNERNRLSTHNTEMIVIDLLDQSIHSSKELAERIENKQLLQISNWRLLIIDFWQQSHSTSRSRMTLREIQARFQELLQMKTAAVYQEKVVILFDSISFQTNKESLSSFATKHGLKISVSADFSDLLQTNQAYIEALECDRLARFSLPVKPLTEYYEVNLYALLPSMPIEQVKQKYFHPVLQKLIHYDLAHHTDLFETLYTYLLQHENVNHTAICLSIHRNTVRYKLKRASEIGEFSYSNSVILAQLLISYQIFSYYVVCYQDEYKNFAKNQLLQLAFHAFERISSTKCASCTIQDCDFRL
- a CDS encoding FAD-dependent oxidoreductase — encoded protein: MYEKLFATGMIGSVEIKNRIVMPPMGTSLSSFTGEATDEVIRYYEERAKGGCGLIITEIARIDDVTGIGEPGQLSVTSGKYIRKLVQLTEAVHKYDSKIFLQLHHPGRQVSRSLLNGVQPVAPSAIPCGVVKEMPRALTTEECDDLVEKFIRGAVVAKTAGFDGVELHGAHGYLINEFLSPYTNKRTDKYGGDFFKRLTFLTSIVKGIQVACGPKFPVSVRISADEFIEGGLKLEDTIQIAKILEAQGVAAIDVSAGTYETGYAVIEPQFLPEGWKKHLAKAIREEVSIPVIAVNNLKYPKTAELFLEEGICDFASFGRAFLADPYWPNKAKARQEELIHKCIGCLQCFKTVFNGKPIECTVNPIVGRELRYNDQTLIKDGDGREVVVVGAGPGGMHAAIVLAKRGYRVTLVEKTDSLGGTLKTAEQPPAKQMIGELIKTLAAEIRDAGVTVILNQEVTIEWLQEINPFGVVVACGGSPIVPRIEGVEQEHVVTAEDVLLKKVTIENQKVVIIGGGVTGLETAEVMAMNNHVTVVEMSNSVGNALYTSNRMMLLNHLKEANVSIQTNRMLDKINGDHVLLKEPDMGFEHELPCDSVVLALGVTPRRSFVKSIQESFAHVMVVGDANKPGQIVDSMKEANDKAYVF